GAAGATTCGATTATATCATTTCAAAGAAGGGACTGGTGATCGGTATCGTGGATTATGCACATACTCCCGATGCACTGCTGAACGTGCTCTCCACCATCAAGAAATTGCGGAAAGGTCACGAACAGATCATCACCGTGGTGGGCTGTGGCGGTGACCGCGATAAGACCAAGCGCCCGGAAATGGGCGAGATCGCTTGTGAGCACAGTGATAAAGCCATCTTTACTTCGGATAACCCCCGCAGTGAGGACCCGCTGGAGATCCTGAAAGACATGGAAGCTACCCTGAACACTGCTGCAAGGCGCAAGTTCATTTCCATTGCCGACAGGAAGGAAGCCATCAAAACCGCCGTGAGCCTGGCGAATCCTGAGGACATTGTGCTGATAGCAGGAAAAGGACACGAGAAATACCAGGAGATAAAAGGAGTGAAACATCCTTTCGACGATAAGCAGGTATTGCAGGAAATGTTTGAAATGTTAGACAAGTAACCCAAAGCAAAACACCGAACCAGCATGTTGTATCACTTAACCGAATGGCTTAGAGAATTAGGGGTGAAGTTCCCCGGGAGCGCATTGTTCCAGTTCATCACATCGCGTGTGATGCTGGCCGTGATCCTCTCTTTGCTGATCACTACCGTATTCGGTAAGAAGCTGATCAACTACCTGCGTAAAAAGCAGGTGGGCGAAACCGTTCGTGATCTCGGCCTGGCAGGTGAACAGCAAAAGAAAGGAACACCCACCATGGGAGGACTGATCATCATCCTCGCCATCCTGGTGCCTACTTTATTGCTGGCAGATCTGAATAAAGCCTATATCCGCCTGATGATCTTCGCCACCATTTGGCTCGGCATCATCGGTTTCATTGATGATTACCTGAAGCTCCGCGCAAAGATGCTGGCCAAGAAAGCAGGAGTGGCTTATAAGAAAGGCGATAAGGATGGACTGGCAGGATGGTTCAAAGTATTGGGCCAGGTAGTGCTGGGTGTGGTTGTTGGATGTGTGATCCTCTTCAACCAGAACACAAAAGTGTGGAGGGATTATACCGGACCTGTGAGAGCCAATGATACAACCATCATCAAAAGAACACTGGACGGACAAACAAAATATTTCGTGGAAGCAGATGCGCCGATCACCACCATCCCTTTCGTAAAAAGCCATGAGTTCAACTACTCGAAACTTTTACCGGAAGCGCTGCGCGGCTTTACCTGGCTGCTCTATATCGGGAT
This portion of the Pseudobacter ginsenosidimutans genome encodes:
- the mraY gene encoding phospho-N-acetylmuramoyl-pentapeptide-transferase — translated: MLYHLTEWLRELGVKFPGSALFQFITSRVMLAVILSLLITTVFGKKLINYLRKKQVGETVRDLGLAGEQQKKGTPTMGGLIIILAILVPTLLLADLNKAYIRLMIFATIWLGIIGFIDDYLKLRAKMLAKKAGVAYKKGDKDGLAGWFKVLGQVVLGVVVGCVILFNQNTKVWRDYTGPVRANDTTIIKRTLDGQTKYFVEADAPITTIPFVKSHEFNYSKLLPEALRGFTWLLYIGIVIFIVTAVSNGANITDGLDGLATGTSAIIGACLGIFAYASGNLRFAEYLNIMYIPNLGELSIFIGALIGACVGFLWYNAYPAQVFMGDTGSLTLGGIIAALAIIVRKELLIPIFCGVFLVEVLSVTLQVSWFKYTKKKYGEGRRIFLMSPLHHHYQKLGYHESKIVTRFWIVTILCIVFAVVTLKIR